One part of the Rutidosis leptorrhynchoides isolate AG116_Rl617_1_P2 chromosome 1, CSIRO_AGI_Rlap_v1, whole genome shotgun sequence genome encodes these proteins:
- the LOC139873341 gene encoding uncharacterized protein: MARNNKLCDGRFNCKNCCQRAPNPRKEYFEEIKQEFGDISEWLNQRCGTEGVWRGNWAELAQATVMSLNVRGFGVADKFGWVRGLCIRERPNIAVFQETKCFVQKDAIGNSGGLLVVWDTNRFKVNSAVGGEFFISIRGIWDGFVHNTIVVNVYGPHNDRDKKKLWDSLDSLMDGIDKGWVVCGDFNEVQEHSDRLNCMFHESRARRFNELIVRNNLIEIPIVGRKFTRISDDGIKMSKLDRFRVTDSFINLWKDLSICALDREESDHCPLLLRDGIINYGPKPFKIFDEWLNKDGVDKIINEGWIKNVRESKKDCLFRDKLKNVKGELRGWSKREFGNLDDEINTLKILL, from the exons ATGGCACGTAATAATAAATTATGTGATGGTCGTTTTAATTGTAAAAATTGTTGTCAAAGAGCCCCAAACCCTCGGAAAGAGTACTTCGAGGAAATCAAGCAAGAGTTTGGGGATATCAGTGAGTGGCTCAATCAACGATGTGGAACTGAGGGAGTTTGGAGAGGAAATTGGGCTGAATTGGCCCAAGCCACA GTTATGTCTTTGAATGTTCGGGGTTTTGGTGTTGCGGATAAGTTTGGATGGGTTAGGGGTTTATGTATTCGTGAGAGACCGAATATCGCTGTATTTCAAGAAACAAAAT GTTTTGTTCAAAAAGATGCCATTGGAAACTCTGGGGGTTTACTAGTTGTTTGGGATACTAATCGATTCAAGGTCAATAGTGCGGTTGGTGGTGAATTTTTCATTTCTATTAGGGGTATTTGGGATGGGTTCGTTCATAATACGATTGTCGTTAATGTCTACGGACCTCATAATGATAGGGATAAAAAGAAACTATGGGACTCTCTTGATTCACTAATGGATGGGATCGACAAGGGTTGGGTTGTATGTGGCGATTTCAATGAAGTTCAGGAACATAGTGATAGGCTCAATTGTATGTTTCATGAATCTAGGGCTAGAAGGTTTAATGAATTGATTGTTAGGAACAATCTTATTGAGATACCAATTGTGGGGAGGAAGTTCACTCGTATTAGTGATGATGGGATTAAGATGAGTAAACTTGATCGTTTTCGTGTGACGGATAGCTTCATTAATCTCTGGAAGGATCTCTCAATATGTGCGTTAGATAGGGAAGAATCAGATCATTGCCCGTTGTTACTTCGCGATGGTATAATTAACTACGGCCCCAAGCCTTTTAAAATTTTCGATGAATGGTTGAATAAAGATGGCGTAGACAAAATTATAAATGAAGGTTGGATTAAAAATGTGCGCGAATCCAAAAAAGATTGTCTCTTTCGTGACAAACTTAAAAATGTGAAGGGTGAATTAAGAGGTTGGAGTAAAAGAGAATTTGGAAACCTTGATGATGAAATAAATACGTTAAAAATATTGCTTTAA